In one Butyrivibrio proteoclasticus B316 genomic region, the following are encoded:
- a CDS encoding type 1 periplasmic-binding domain-containing protein — MNRKVTKVLGLAMAAAMTVMTGCGNSAPAAASDTTDNSTDNAVVSEASADQGETRKIGVLVADVSGEEALGFRNYYEKYIQNNYNVTFDYTDALASAEDEKAAIEKFASKGYDAVISLSSSDRAQQIETCEEYGVYYAVASGVLDESQYETYKTYEHFAGQVGPSNETEFEAGKEMGKYFKDKGVKSVAIYGAFIPNPMHVYRAAGVIAGLGDTYGGTDDMNGMIGQIFQDQGVDLTKVSGDVEVVAYLQGYGDTTTDELNAAIQKAPEAFISVGMATTFFAQTLSQENIPFSDIDSFTAMNSESMKNGSLEYLAGKYSSSIGPVFALVMDAINGNVIRDPEGNAVSFTQSYLVATDAESFDQYYVNDNGDTPIFDKASLDGIIGQDVTYDDVKALIESK; from the coding sequence ATGAACAGGAAAGTAACAAAGGTACTTGGACTTGCCATGGCAGCAGCCATGACCGTAATGACAGGATGCGGTAACAGTGCACCTGCTGCGGCTTCAGACACAACAGATAACAGCACTGATAATGCGGTTGTAAGTGAAGCTTCCGCGGATCAGGGTGAAACTCGTAAGATCGGTGTTCTTGTGGCCGACGTCAGCGGCGAGGAGGCACTTGGATTCAGAAACTACTACGAGAAATATATTCAGAACAACTATAACGTAACCTTTGATTATACAGATGCTCTTGCCAGTGCTGAGGATGAGAAGGCAGCCATCGAGAAGTTTGCATCAAAGGGATATGACGCCGTTATCTCACTCTCCAGCAGTGACAGAGCTCAGCAGATCGAGACCTGTGAAGAGTATGGCGTATACTATGCGGTTGCATCCGGCGTGCTTGATGAGAGTCAGTATGAGACCTACAAGACTTATGAGCATTTTGCCGGCCAGGTTGGACCTTCAAACGAGACAGAGTTTGAAGCCGGCAAGGAGATGGGAAAGTACTTTAAGGATAAGGGAGTAAAGAGCGTTGCCATCTACGGAGCGTTTATCCCCAACCCCATGCACGTATACCGTGCAGCAGGTGTGATCGCCGGACTTGGTGATACTTACGGCGGAACAGATGATATGAACGGTATGATCGGACAGATATTCCAGGATCAGGGTGTTGATCTTACAAAGGTTTCGGGAGATGTTGAAGTGGTAGCTTACCTCCAGGGATATGGCGACACAACCACCGATGAGCTCAATGCAGCAATCCAGAAAGCTCCTGAGGCATTTATCTCAGTGGGAATGGCAACAACTTTCTTTGCTCAGACACTTAGCCAGGAGAACATCCCTTTCTCCGATATTGACTCCTTTACAGCCATGAACAGCGAATCAATGAAGAATGGCTCTCTTGAGTATCTTGCAGGCAAGTACTCTTCTTCCATCGGACCTGTATTTGCTCTGGTAATGGATGCGATTAACGGAAATGTTATAAGAGATCCCGAAGGAAATGCGGTCTCCTTTACTCAGAGCTATCTTGTGGCAACAGATGCAGAATCCTTTGACCAGTACTATGTAAACGACAACGGTGATACACCTATTTTTGACAAGGCAAGTCTTGATGGCATTATCGGTCAGGATGTTACCTATGATGATGTAAAGGCACTTATCGAGAGTAAGTGA
- a CDS encoding ABC transporter permease — translation MSTLKKILKTLAIPAAVAVVLEGICLANGQTIISGAKSFDNFVVYTAIVMITTMALSINLNSGRFDFSLGAMAGLSSVIGAKITYGFLKGGSGSALLMLIITVLAGALLGLISGAVYCALRLPPIIVSLGVTLVYEGIMYTITGGKYLMSEVQNRSMSGFVGTWLYAAVIIAAVLIFMIIVFERTSFGYDYNALKSGQKVAVATGINEVKNALICYTICGGLMGLVGMLNAARNTTINGGQLNFGSIAIMFTAFLPMFIAGYIGRFGNEKVGFLLSALCMSLLNSTFAVFSNRINATTQSIINAVLLVIFLIYLNNNHLIKRIFAHV, via the coding sequence ATGAGCACCCTTAAGAAGATTTTAAAGACATTGGCAATCCCTGCGGCTGTGGCAGTGGTATTGGAAGGAATCTGCCTTGCAAACGGGCAGACCATCATATCGGGAGCAAAGAGCTTTGATAACTTTGTGGTGTATACAGCCATCGTTATGATCACCACCATGGCGCTCTCCATAAACTTAAACAGCGGAAGATTTGATTTTTCCCTGGGGGCAATGGCAGGACTTTCATCTGTGATAGGTGCGAAGATCACATACGGTTTTCTTAAAGGGGGCTCTGGTTCTGCACTTCTTATGCTGATAATAACGGTTCTTGCGGGAGCACTGCTGGGACTTATATCGGGAGCTGTGTACTGCGCTTTGAGGCTTCCGCCCATTATCGTTTCTCTTGGTGTGACCCTGGTATACGAGGGAATAATGTATACCATAACAGGCGGCAAATACCTTATGAGTGAGGTTCAGAACAGATCTATGTCAGGCTTTGTTGGAACCTGGCTTTACGCAGCTGTTATCATTGCGGCGGTTCTTATCTTTATGATCATTGTCTTTGAGCGGACCTCCTTCGGCTATGATTACAACGCCCTTAAGTCAGGGCAGAAGGTAGCTGTAGCCACCGGTATCAATGAGGTTAAAAACGCCCTTATCTGTTACACGATCTGCGGCGGCCTTATGGGACTTGTGGGTATGCTGAATGCCGCAAGAAATACCACTATAAACGGAGGACAGCTGAATTTCGGAAGTATAGCCATTATGTTCACGGCCTTTCTTCCGATGTTCATTGCAGGCTATATCGGAAGGTTCGGAAACGAGAAGGTGGGCTTTCTGCTCTCTGCCCTGTGTATGTCCCTTCTGAATTCCACCTTTGCGGTTTTCTCAAACCGTATAAATGCCACAACTCAGTCGATCATAAACGCAGTACTGCTGGTGATCTTCTTAATCTATTTAAACAATAATCATTTGATCAAGAGAATATTTGCACATGTATAA
- a CDS encoding alpha-L-rhamnosidase-related protein yields the protein MYNEKLLREATALFPEIKKNKINECKCIDLKKDGDVIKRDPRPAYESIALKKDDSIILDFEDHYVGYLSLDLGYEGAHPDSPVLLRIRFAEREIELFEDASEYKGWVSPAWIEEEIIHVDIVPSVVKLDRRYSFRYVRIEVVDISSRFSLRVNDASLTAVSSAPDEALLPYYSSNELDREIDRVAVKTLHDCMQTVFEDGPKRDRRLWIGDLRIQALVNYVTYNMNDMVKSNLYLFGALTQEDGRVGACIFLDPKPEVDDTNMFDYSLFFIVILRDYYKRTGDKKAVLDLFDVCKRQIQLASNSLDERHVVRDSDVLGWCFVDWNLALNKQASAQGIFMYALEAAIELAQCVGDVLAEEEYAQLYLKLKEASNRFLYDVEKKLYVSGAESQISFASQIWMVLGGAMEGKAAERLFDRMEACPEAVTMVTPYMYHNYIDALIKIGKKDVAHRKMSKYWGGMVANSADTFWELYNPEKPNESPYGGTIVNSYCHAWSCGPAYFLRTYFNDTKDES from the coding sequence ATGTATAACGAAAAATTATTACGGGAAGCGACAGCTCTTTTCCCTGAAATAAAGAAAAACAAGATAAACGAATGCAAGTGTATTGACTTAAAGAAGGATGGGGATGTCATAAAAAGAGATCCCCGTCCGGCATATGAGTCTATCGCACTGAAAAAAGACGACTCCATCATCCTGGATTTTGAGGACCACTATGTGGGGTACCTGTCCCTGGACCTTGGCTATGAGGGGGCACACCCTGATTCACCGGTTCTTCTGAGAATCCGTTTTGCGGAAAGAGAGATCGAGCTTTTTGAGGATGCCTCAGAATATAAGGGCTGGGTCTCACCGGCCTGGATTGAGGAGGAGATTATCCATGTGGACATAGTGCCGTCTGTTGTGAAACTGGACAGGAGATACTCCTTCAGATACGTGAGGATAGAGGTGGTTGATATCAGCTCCAGATTTTCCTTAAGGGTAAATGATGCATCCCTCACAGCAGTATCCTCTGCCCCTGATGAAGCTCTTTTGCCCTACTACAGCAGTAATGAGCTGGACAGGGAGATTGACAGGGTGGCTGTAAAAACACTCCATGACTGTATGCAGACGGTCTTTGAGGATGGACCCAAAAGGGACAGAAGGCTTTGGATCGGAGACCTGCGAATTCAGGCTCTGGTGAACTATGTCACCTACAACATGAATGACATGGTAAAGTCAAATCTTTATCTGTTCGGGGCTCTGACCCAGGAAGACGGACGGGTGGGAGCCTGTATCTTCCTTGATCCGAAGCCTGAAGTTGATGACACGAATATGTTTGACTATTCTCTGTTCTTTATTGTGATACTTCGGGATTACTACAAAAGGACCGGGGATAAAAAAGCTGTGCTGGACCTTTTCGACGTCTGCAAAAGACAGATCCAGCTGGCAAGTAACAGCCTCGATGAGCGGCATGTGGTAAGGGACTCGGATGTTCTTGGCTGGTGTTTTGTGGACTGGAATCTTGCCCTCAACAAACAGGCCTCCGCTCAGGGAATCTTCATGTATGCCCTTGAGGCAGCCATCGAGCTTGCCCAGTGCGTCGGAGACGTTCTTGCGGAGGAGGAATATGCGCAGCTTTATCTCAAGCTCAAGGAAGCTTCCAACAGATTCCTTTATGATGTTGAGAAGAAGCTCTATGTAAGCGGAGCGGAAAGCCAGATTTCTTTTGCCTCGCAGATATGGATGGTGCTTGGAGGAGCCATGGAGGGAAAGGCAGCAGAGCGGCTCTTTGACAGAATGGAGGCCTGCCCTGAAGCAGTGACCATGGTGACTCCCTACATGTACCATAACTACATAGATGCGCTTATTAAAATTGGAAAAAAAGATGTGGCTCACAGGAAAATGTCAAAGTACTGGGGAGGAATGGTGGCAAATTCCGCCGATACCTTCTGGGAACTGTACAATCCGGAAAAACCCAACGAGTCGCCCTACGGTGGGACCATTGTGAACAGCTATTGCCATGCATGGAGCTGCGGACCGGCATATTTTCTGAGAACCTATTTTAATGATACGAAGGATGAATCGTAA
- a CDS encoding glycoside hydrolase family 3 protein, translated as MSIKIDYKANPFCLDDEAIKWVEDTFASMTEDEKCGQVFCPMGFSNDDNVLRGIVEGAAVGGMMYRSGPAKELRATHRKIQDMARIPLLIAANTEAGGDGLSFEGTSFGKPMAVAATNDPENGYRMGYVACKEGAALGLNWSFAPIVDINREFHNPITNVRTFGDDPKKIEAFASRYMDGADECGVAVSIKHFPGDGIDERDQHIVTSVNSLGVREWDESFGYIYGSLIGKGAKTVMVGHIAQPAYVKEINRDATKEEMLRPASLSKELLQGLLRGKLGFNGLIITDATPMVGFTSAMPRSRAIPTAIMSGCDMILFNKDLSEDIGFLKDGLKSGLLTNERLDEAVLRILATKASLGLHVKQREGRLVPPEDAIDIVGCSEHRAFAKEVADKAITLVRDEKALLPVNPGKYKRIYLNVIDKEMDPCSDFALMWKEKLEKEGFEVTVRDRRTRITPMDFMDVENLPDKKKALLNEMYRSVSEMKKDYDLYIYVCNMENASNNTTLRLNWNVLFGLGDDAPWHAKEIPMIMVSTAYPYHLFDAPMIGTYINAYSGNEDFCNAVIEKLMGRSKFEGVSPIDPFCGKDYI; from the coding sequence ATGAGCATAAAGATTGATTATAAAGCAAACCCGTTCTGCCTTGATGATGAGGCGATAAAGTGGGTAGAGGATACCTTTGCCTCAATGACGGAAGATGAGAAGTGTGGGCAGGTATTCTGCCCCATGGGATTTTCCAATGACGATAATGTTCTTCGGGGCATAGTTGAAGGCGCAGCTGTGGGAGGAATGATGTACAGAAGCGGCCCGGCAAAAGAACTGAGAGCCACCCACAGGAAGATACAGGACATGGCCAGGATTCCTCTTCTTATCGCTGCCAATACAGAGGCCGGAGGAGACGGACTCTCCTTTGAGGGGACGAGTTTTGGAAAACCAATGGCGGTAGCTGCAACAAACGATCCGGAAAACGGATACCGGATGGGATATGTTGCCTGCAAAGAAGGCGCAGCGCTTGGGCTTAACTGGTCCTTTGCCCCTATCGTGGATATCAACAGGGAATTTCACAATCCCATAACCAATGTAAGGACCTTCGGAGATGACCCGAAGAAAATCGAAGCCTTTGCCTCAAGATACATGGATGGAGCCGATGAATGCGGCGTAGCGGTATCAATCAAGCACTTTCCCGGAGACGGCATAGATGAGAGGGACCAGCACATCGTTACAAGTGTTAACTCACTTGGCGTCAGGGAGTGGGATGAGAGCTTTGGCTATATCTACGGATCGCTTATAGGCAAGGGAGCAAAGACCGTGATGGTTGGACATATCGCTCAGCCTGCCTATGTAAAGGAGATTAACAGGGATGCCACAAAAGAGGAGATGCTCCGCCCCGCCTCTCTTTCTAAGGAGCTCCTGCAGGGACTGCTTAGAGGAAAACTTGGCTTTAACGGTCTTATCATCACTGATGCGACCCCGATGGTGGGCTTTACCTCGGCAATGCCAAGGAGCAGGGCCATCCCTACGGCAATTATGAGCGGCTGCGATATGATCCTCTTTAACAAGGATCTTTCCGAGGACATCGGCTTTTTGAAAGATGGACTGAAAAGCGGTCTTCTTACAAATGAGCGCCTGGATGAGGCGGTTCTTCGCATCCTTGCCACAAAGGCCTCACTGGGGCTTCATGTAAAGCAGAGGGAAGGAAGACTTGTTCCCCCGGAGGATGCCATAGACATTGTTGGCTGCAGTGAGCATAGAGCTTTTGCAAAAGAGGTTGCCGATAAGGCCATCACACTTGTCAGGGATGAGAAGGCTCTTTTGCCTGTAAATCCGGGTAAATATAAGAGGATATACCTTAATGTTATAGACAAAGAGATGGATCCCTGCAGCGATTTTGCGCTGATGTGGAAGGAAAAGCTTGAGAAGGAAGGGTTCGAAGTTACCGTAAGGGACAGGAGAACGCGGATAACGCCCATGGATTTCATGGATGTTGAAAACCTCCCGGACAAGAAGAAGGCTCTTTTGAATGAAATGTACAGAAGCGTTTCCGAGATGAAGAAGGATTACGATCTGTATATCTATGTCTGCAACATGGAGAATGCATCCAATAACACCACCCTGCGTCTTAACTGGAATGTGCTCTTTGGCCTCGGTGATGATGCTCCCTGGCATGCAAAAGAGATACCGATGATAATGGTCTCCACTGCATACCCCTATCATCTTTTTGATGCACCCATGATCGGAACCTATATCAATGCTTACAGCGGTAATGAAGACTTCTGCAATGCTGTGATTGAAAAACTCATGGGAAGATCGAAGTTTGAGGGAGTAAGCCCCATAGATCCCTTCTGCGGAAAGGATTACATATAA
- the pgmB gene encoding beta-phosphoglucomutase encodes MGKMNIKGIIFDLDGVICSTDEYHYQAWKSIADDEGIYFDRKINERLRGVSRAESLEIILERAAAVYSPEEKAALMEKKNNIYRELLKNMGPGDVTEEVRSTLRELKERGYGLAIGSSSKNTRFILERTALTDAFDGISDGNMISRSKPDPEVFIKAAGILGLKNEECFVIEDAISGINAANAAGFHSVGIGPAAECDEAEFKISFFSEILDI; translated from the coding sequence ATGGGCAAGATGAATATAAAAGGGATAATCTTTGACCTGGACGGAGTCATCTGTAGCACCGATGAGTATCACTATCAGGCGTGGAAATCCATCGCGGACGATGAGGGGATATATTTTGACAGAAAGATAAATGAAAGACTCCGTGGAGTCTCAAGGGCAGAAAGCCTTGAGATCATACTTGAGAGGGCAGCAGCTGTATACAGCCCGGAGGAAAAGGCTGCTCTCATGGAAAAAAAGAACAATATCTACAGAGAACTTCTGAAGAATATGGGCCCCGGGGATGTCACTGAGGAGGTAAGAAGCACCTTAAGGGAGCTTAAGGAAAGAGGATATGGTCTTGCCATTGGCTCTTCCTCAAAGAATACCCGGTTCATCCTGGAGAGGACAGCCCTTACTGATGCCTTTGACGGTATCAGCGACGGCAACATGATCTCCAGGTCCAAGCCCGACCCTGAGGTGTTCATCAAGGCTGCGGGAATTCTTGGGCTTAAAAACGAGGAGTGCTTTGTGATAGAAGATGCAATCTCGGGTATAAACGCGGCAAATGCAGCGGGGTTTCACAGTGTCGGAATAGGCCCTGCCGCGGAGTGTGACGAAGCAGAGTTTAAAATAAGTTTTTTTTCCGAAATACTGGATATTTAG
- a CDS encoding sensor domain-containing diguanylate cyclase: MIKKFFFPSIDKDVLEIMDKISTKGIENISLIVAIFEAITLAIFVLTRKSFGSEEWKSITSVLFCVATCTCGYFSAKYILREKKLKHILVTMLNAIYLMLMSLWGMWASYRRYGRGEQILTFYAVEVMVVCFIALKPWVSTALTISSYIILYLVLYLVDGAAGINIINYSILALVSAIGMGVRYHTLIRASQATVELQKTKDSEIQDKINMLQAIANIYDKVNLIDFVNNYEMSVRSKEQIKHDIDPVSQTHTVMSRMIRKRLMPDQLDSFIEYTNLKTVRSRLAGKRLLSDDFIDVVDGWFRAQYIPVEVDENGIPSRIVFTTRNVDDEKKREERLVRIAMTDELTRLFNRRSYEEDLASYRENGLDKDFIILSADVNGLKKVNDTIGHAAGDELIKGAADCLVLAIGNKGKVYRTGGDEFIALIHADNPQKICADIESCVNEWHGKFSESLTISIGVAAYADNQDLNVNELEKKADNEMYQAKARYYAAKGVDRRASGKR; the protein is encoded by the coding sequence ATGATAAAAAAGTTTTTCTTTCCTTCAATAGATAAAGATGTCCTGGAAATAATGGATAAGATCAGCACGAAAGGAATAGAAAATATATCTCTGATCGTAGCTATCTTTGAGGCAATAACATTAGCTATCTTTGTGCTGACAAGAAAGAGCTTTGGCAGCGAAGAATGGAAGAGCATTACCAGCGTTTTATTCTGCGTTGCTACGTGTACTTGTGGCTATTTTTCCGCAAAATACATATTAAGGGAGAAAAAGCTGAAACACATTCTTGTCACGATGCTCAATGCAATTTACCTTATGCTCATGTCCCTGTGGGGCATGTGGGCTTCTTATCGGCGTTATGGTAGGGGAGAGCAGATATTGACCTTCTATGCCGTCGAGGTGATGGTTGTATGTTTCATCGCTTTAAAGCCCTGGGTCAGCACAGCTTTGACGATCAGTTCTTACATCATTTTGTATTTAGTTCTTTACCTGGTAGATGGAGCTGCCGGAATTAATATAATCAATTATTCCATTCTTGCACTGGTTTCTGCGATTGGCATGGGAGTTCGCTATCATACTCTTATCAGGGCCTCTCAGGCCACTGTTGAACTTCAGAAAACCAAAGACTCGGAGATTCAGGATAAGATCAATATGCTTCAGGCTATCGCAAATATTTACGACAAGGTCAATCTGATTGATTTTGTGAACAACTATGAGATGTCTGTCAGAAGTAAGGAACAGATCAAGCATGATATTGATCCTGTTTCACAGACACACACTGTTATGAGTCGTATGATACGTAAGAGGCTTATGCCGGATCAACTGGACAGCTTTATAGAATACACTAATCTCAAAACTGTCAGGTCAAGACTTGCGGGTAAAAGACTTCTCAGCGATGATTTCATTGACGTGGTTGATGGATGGTTTCGTGCTCAGTACATTCCTGTAGAAGTGGATGAAAACGGCATCCCCAGCAGAATAGTCTTTACAACGAGAAATGTTGATGATGAGAAAAAGCGTGAGGAGAGGCTTGTCAGAATTGCCATGACTGATGAGCTTACCAGACTATTCAATCGCCGCAGCTATGAAGAAGATCTGGCATCATACAGAGAAAATGGGCTTGATAAAGACTTTATTATCTTATCAGCAGATGTAAATGGTCTTAAAAAGGTTAACGATACCATAGGACATGCGGCCGGTGATGAATTGATAAAAGGTGCGGCAGACTGTCTGGTCCTGGCTATTGGTAATAAGGGCAAGGTATACAGAACAGGAGGAGATGAGTTTATAGCGCTCATACATGCAGATAATCCTCAGAAAATTTGCGCAGATATAGAGAGTTGTGTGAACGAGTGGCATGGTAAGTTTTCTGAATCTCTGACTATTTCTATTGGCGTTGCGGCCTATGCAGACAATCAAGACCTGAATGTCAATGAACTTGAGAAAAAAGCTGATAATGAAATGTACCAGGCTAAAGCCAGATATTATGCGGCAAAGGGCGTAGACAGAAGAGCGTCAGGTAAACGTTAA
- a CDS encoding MATE family efflux transporter, which translates to MKDYLLPIRTGQKLTVREEIILILRLSLPAILAQISSIIMQYIDASMVGHLGANASASIGLVSSSTWLVGGIITAASMGFSVCVAHRIGAQDERGARVIVRWGLICNFFFSLLIMAACVMVSPMLPMWMGGDAAIRKDATAYFLVYAFSVPVREMFLTSQGMIQSSGNIRLPSILNVIMCALDVVFNALLIPHFGVMGAALGTAFSFVVIMIVMMYELLVKSPALYIIGRSGDGNTSLFAFLSKELLTALKIAIPVAIDNVIMGFAYVAFTRIVSPFGTVSVAANSFSITAESLCYMPGFGIGVAATTIVGQCIGANRKTLARRLGWMSVILGMVIMGCSGILMWIFAPWMIGILSPDQEIRMLGTRILRIEAFAEPLYGASIVAAGVFRGAGETLLSSVLNLLSVWAVRIPLAYYLGSMFGLRGAWIAMATELCVRGTLFLIRLALWNRNK; encoded by the coding sequence ATGAAGGACTACTTACTCCCAATCAGAACGGGGCAGAAATTAACTGTAAGAGAAGAAATCATTCTTATTCTGAGGCTGAGTCTTCCTGCGATACTTGCGCAGATTTCCTCAATAATAATGCAATACATAGATGCTTCAATGGTAGGACACTTGGGGGCTAATGCATCGGCATCCATAGGTCTTGTATCCAGTTCTACCTGGCTTGTAGGCGGAATCATAACAGCTGCTTCCATGGGCTTTTCGGTTTGTGTGGCACATAGGATAGGAGCACAGGATGAGCGTGGTGCAAGAGTCATAGTCAGATGGGGACTTATATGTAACTTCTTTTTCAGTCTGCTGATAATGGCTGCATGTGTGATGGTAAGTCCGATGCTGCCAATGTGGATGGGAGGAGATGCGGCTATCAGAAAAGACGCGACAGCTTACTTTTTGGTCTATGCCTTTTCTGTACCTGTACGAGAGATGTTCCTTACTTCTCAGGGAATGATCCAGTCAAGCGGGAATATTCGTCTCCCAAGTATATTAAATGTCATAATGTGTGCTCTTGACGTTGTATTCAATGCCCTTTTGATCCCGCACTTTGGAGTAATGGGCGCTGCGTTGGGAACTGCATTTTCTTTTGTTGTGATCATGATAGTCATGATGTATGAATTACTTGTTAAATCTCCGGCCCTTTACATTATAGGACGCTCCGGGGATGGCAATACGAGCCTTTTTGCTTTCTTGTCAAAAGAACTGCTGACAGCCCTTAAAATAGCGATTCCTGTGGCAATCGACAATGTTATCATGGGCTTTGCCTATGTGGCATTTACAAGGATCGTTTCACCATTTGGAACTGTTTCTGTGGCAGCAAACTCTTTTTCCATAACAGCTGAAAGCCTGTGTTATATGCCGGGATTTGGTATAGGCGTAGCTGCAACCACTATTGTCGGACAGTGTATTGGAGCAAACAGAAAGACACTTGCAAGAAGACTTGGCTGGATGTCAGTAATTCTGGGCATGGTCATCATGGGGTGTAGTGGAATACTCATGTGGATATTTGCCCCGTGGATGATTGGAATTCTATCTCCTGATCAGGAGATACGAATGCTTGGCACACGGATCCTCAGGATTGAAGCCTTTGCAGAACCTCTGTATGGCGCATCGATTGTAGCTGCCGGTGTTTTCAGAGGGGCGGGAGAAACTCTTTTATCTAGCGTGCTGAATCTGCTGAGCGTATGGGCAGTGAGAATCCCACTTGCTTACTACCTTGGAAGTATGTTTGGACTAAGGGGCGCATGGATAGCCATGGCCACGGAATTATGTGTAAGAGGAACCTTGTTCCTGATACGACTTGCTCTGTGGAACAGGAATAAATAA